A genomic window from Gymnodinialimonas ceratoperidinii includes:
- a CDS encoding imelysin family protein, translated as MRLATLTLIAALPSAAVAQDHQAAIDAALDMHVLPGVTALAETSETLASVAAETCGGHDLTAAYNAAFDAWVHVSHLRFGPFEADNRAFALAFWPDSRGATPRALTQLIDDTDPVIDAEYASVSVAARGFYAMEFLLFDDDISTRCDLVRVMARDIATTTAAIRDDWTGTHAELMRTAGENDRYQSEAEAVRALFNALTTGLEFNADVRLGRPLGTFDRPRPNRAEARRSERSLRNLAVSMEGLAELSAALTSAMPDLHDDMIAAFDAVIAGLEQLDDPTLASVADPQGRLRIEALQQRISELRQLILTEIGPSLGVSAGFNSLDGD; from the coding sequence ATGCGCCTTGCAACCCTCACCTTGATCGCCGCACTGCCCTCCGCAGCCGTGGCACAGGATCATCAAGCCGCGATCGACGCGGCCCTCGACATGCATGTCTTGCCCGGCGTGACGGCCTTGGCAGAGACCAGCGAGACACTTGCTTCCGTGGCGGCCGAGACCTGCGGCGGCCACGACCTCACCGCGGCCTACAATGCGGCGTTTGACGCCTGGGTCCACGTCAGCCACCTGCGGTTTGGTCCGTTCGAGGCAGACAACCGGGCGTTCGCCTTGGCCTTCTGGCCGGACAGCCGGGGGGCGACGCCGCGGGCTCTGACCCAATTGATTGACGACACGGACCCTGTGATTGACGCCGAATACGCGAGCGTCTCAGTTGCGGCGCGGGGCTTCTACGCAATGGAGTTCCTGCTGTTCGATGATGATATCTCGACCCGCTGCGATCTGGTCCGCGTGATGGCTCGGGATATCGCCACAACCACGGCCGCGATTCGGGATGATTGGACAGGCACCCACGCCGAGCTGATGCGCACTGCAGGCGAGAACGATCGCTATCAATCGGAAGCCGAGGCGGTGCGGGCGTTGTTCAATGCGCTGACCACCGGGTTGGAGTTCAACGCCGATGTGCGCCTGGGTCGCCCCCTCGGCACGTTCGACCGCCCCCGCCCCAACCGGGCCGAGGCCCGCAGGTCAGAGCGGTCGCTGCGCAATCTGGCGGTCTCGATGGAGGGGTTGGCCGAGTTGTCAGCCGCCCTGACGTCCGCCATGCCCGATCTCCACGATGACATGATCGCGGCCTTCGATGCGGTGATTGCAGGATTGGAACAGCTGGATGATCCGACGTTGGCCAGCGTTGCTGATCCACAAGGTCGGCTCCGGATCGAGGCGTTGCAGCAACGGATCAGCGAGCTACGCCAGCTCATCTTGACCGAGATCGGCCCGAGCCTTGGCGTATCGGCCGGCTTCAACTCGCTGGATGGCGATTGA